In the Oscillospiraceae bacterium genome, GTTTCTGCGTCTGCAAATGCCTGTTCGGCTGTGGGGTCTGGCTGTAATTCTCCGATTGTGCTGCTTTCCGGATTTTCCGGATTGGCTTTAATGTCTAAGCTGGAACAGTGATTCAGAGGGTCAGCGCTGGTTGTGTGGATATTTCCGTCAGAGTCTGCAAAACTTCGACGATGCCCGTTCGACATAGCAAGGGAAATCTGACGGCGCATTGCCTGTGAAAGCCACGTTGTAAAAGCTCCCCGTGCCGGGTCGTAGGTCTTGGCGGCGTATTCTACCGCAAAAAAGCTCTCTTGCTCGAAATCGTCAGCAGTCATTCCGTGCGCGTCCGCAAGGTCTTTGTGTGAAGGATACCACTTCCAAAACAGGGTGTGAAGCAGCCCTTTATTAAGCTCCCACAGCTGCCCCAGCGCAAAGCTATTCCCGGATGCCGCCAGTTGGGCAAGGGCGATGTTGGTTGCCTGTTGTTCTGCTGCCGACATGATGAAACCCTCCGTCATACGAAAAAAGCACAGACTCAAGGAAACTTTTTCTTGCTTCCCTGAGCCTGTGCGGCATACCTTTCGGCGGTACTCAAATTTTGTATATTATACCATAAAACGTCAATTTTTGCAAGTTGTCAGGTAGAGCACCTTTACGCCGTTCGGCGCTGTGCTGCTGTGCTGCCGAACATTAGGCAGGCTCTGCAACAGTTCGGCACGGATGCGCTCAAAGGTGGCGCGTTCCTGTTCGGAATATGTAATTCTAATCTTCACGGGCGCCCTCCTTCAATTAAAATCAATCAAATCAAGGGATTCGGTCTGAATCTCATCTGTTAGCGTTCGCAGCATCTTCCCATACTCGTGCATACTGTAAGCAGAACTTTCCCGGTTCTCAATCATTGATGTCCCCAATACGTCTATGGTGCGGGCAATCCAGTAAATGCGTTCTGCCTGATCACGGGGCGACTTTTTTACGTTTATGTCAGGGCGGTTAAACATGGCAAAACTCTCCTTTGTGAAATTGTTAAAAAAT is a window encoding:
- a CDS encoding sigma-70 family RNA polymerase sigma factor is translated as MSAAEQQATNIALAQLAASGNSFALGQLWELNKGLLHTLFWKWYPSHKDLADAHGMTADDFEQESFFAVEYAAKTYDPARGAFTTWLSQAMRRQISLAMSNGHRRSFADSDGNIHTTSADPLNHCSSLDIKANPENPESSTIGELQPDPTAEQAFADAETRLFNAELRQVIDDVLDRCDPSEGASIRHRYYSGLSLAATGEKMGLTASQVRTVEGRALRKLRSDVRLNRWHDAVIAGESWRGTGLSAWQNGGSVEERAIEWVEKLESSR